A region from the Rhodopseudomonas julia genome encodes:
- the cobS gene encoding cobaltochelatase subunit CobS: MQEAVENTPAIPDMKVSVRQVFGIDSDLEVPAFSQGDAHVPDLDEDYLFDRETTLAILAGFAHNRRVMVTGYHGTGKSTHIEQVAARLNWPCVRVNLDSHISRIDLVGKDAIVVRDGMQVTEFRDGILPWAIQTNTALVFDEYDAGRPDVMFVIQRVLEVSGRLTLLDQNRVIRPHPAFRLFATANTVGLGDTSGLYHGTQQINQGQMDRWSIVTTLNYLPHDNEVDIVLSKVSHLRNPEGRDQASRMVRVADMTRNAFVNGDLSTVMSPRTVITWAENAEIFSDLGFAFRVTFLNKCDELEQPLVAEFYQRCFGKELPESAANLVLS, from the coding sequence ATGCAGGAAGCCGTCGAGAACACCCCCGCGATCCCCGATATGAAGGTGTCGGTCAGGCAGGTCTTCGGCATCGATTCAGACCTGGAAGTGCCCGCCTTTTCGCAGGGCGATGCGCATGTCCCCGATCTCGACGAGGATTATCTCTTCGATCGTGAGACGACGTTGGCGATCCTGGCGGGCTTCGCCCACAACCGTCGTGTGATGGTGACCGGCTATCACGGCACCGGCAAGTCGACGCATATCGAGCAGGTCGCAGCGCGGCTCAACTGGCCATGCGTGCGTGTCAATCTCGACAGCCATATCAGCCGCATCGATCTCGTCGGCAAGGATGCCATCGTCGTGCGCGACGGCATGCAGGTGACGGAATTTCGCGACGGCATCCTGCCCTGGGCGATTCAGACCAACACAGCCCTCGTCTTCGACGAATACGATGCCGGCCGCCCCGACGTGATGTTCGTCATTCAGCGCGTGCTCGAGGTTTCCGGACGCCTGACGCTCCTCGACCAGAACCGGGTCATCCGCCCGCATCCGGCTTTCCGCCTCTTTGCCACGGCCAACACGGTCGGGCTTGGCGACACCTCCGGGCTCTATCACGGCACGCAACAGATCAATCAGGGCCAGATGGACCGCTGGTCGATCGTCACCACGCTCAATTATCTGCCGCACGACAACGAGGTCGACATCGTCCTCTCGAAGGTTTCGCATCTGCGCAATCCGGAAGGCCGCGATCAGGCAAGCCGTATGGTGCGTGTTGCCGACATGACCCGCAATGCCTTCGTCAATGGCGATCTGTCGACGGTAATGAGCCCGCGGACGGTGATCACCTGGGCAGAGAATGCGGAGATCTTCTCCGATCTCGGCTTCGCCTTCCGCGTCACCTTCCTCAACAAATGCGACGAGCTCGAACAGCCGCTGGTGGCCGAATTTTATCAGCGCTGCTTCGGCAAGGAGCTGCCGGAATCGGCGGCGAACCTGGTTCTGAGCTGA
- a CDS encoding VUT family protein encodes MAAVVVASNILVQYPVQGHIGGYNLADLLTWGAFTYPLAFLVNDMTNRTFGPKAARRVVFVGFLLAVIVSTVLATPRIAVASGSAFFAAQMMDVGIFHRLRAGHWWRAPVVSSLIGSALDTVIFFSLAFAAVFGVLGANDAFAIETAPLFGAIPLIEVPRWVSWALGDFSVKLLIAALALVPYGFLIRMVTPWQPHSGVARG; translated from the coding sequence ATGGCTGCGGTCGTGGTGGCGTCGAACATTCTTGTTCAGTATCCGGTGCAGGGGCATATCGGCGGTTACAACCTGGCCGATCTTTTGACGTGGGGTGCGTTCACCTATCCGCTCGCGTTCCTCGTCAATGATATGACCAACCGGACCTTCGGGCCAAAGGCGGCCCGTCGTGTGGTGTTTGTTGGTTTCCTTCTGGCTGTGATCGTTTCCACCGTTCTCGCCACGCCGCGGATCGCAGTGGCCTCGGGTTCGGCCTTTTTCGCCGCTCAGATGATGGATGTCGGGATCTTTCATCGCCTGCGGGCAGGGCACTGGTGGCGTGCGCCTGTGGTCTCGAGCCTTATCGGCTCCGCCCTCGATACGGTGATCTTCTTTTCGCTCGCTTTCGCCGCGGTCTTCGGCGTTCTTGGCGCGAACGACGCGTTCGCGATCGAGACGGCGCCTCTCTTTGGGGCCATTCCTCTTATTGAGGTGCCGCGCTGGGTATCCTGGGCGCTCGGCGATTTTTCCGTGAAGCTTCTGATCGCCGCTTTGGCACTCGTTCCCTACGGTTTCCTCATCCGCATGGTGACGCCGTGGCAGCCGCACAGCGGTGTCGCGCGCGGCTGA
- the cobT gene encoding cobaltochelatase subunit CobT, with product MSGRNKETPTDPFKRALASCVKAVAGDRELEVVFASDRPQLLGHRVRLPEPARRMSANDIAVTRGLGDAMALRLACHDDKMHRRFAPQGEQARAIFDAVEQARCEAIGARRMTGVRENLSAMLEDKYHRSQYEDIRDRAEAPLEDALALLMRERLTGQPAPKSAEKVVDLWRDFIEERSSAELDRLSQSISDQNAFARALRDLLASLDMGSEAGQDGESEEEDGGDDSDETSDTSEGARGESDDDNDASAEPQETEASGEEDDEVSDSERTEQTTEEFLEAEDSAETDPYAEGRRPDFYGQNTPVSDYNVYTTKHDEVVAAQDLCPPEELDRLRSYLDKQLVSLAGAVARLANRLQRRLLAQQNRAWDFDLEEGVLDPARLSRVVTDPFASLSFKQERDTEFRDTVVTLLLDNSGSMRGRPITVAAICADVLARTLERCGVRVEILGFTTRAWKGGQAREEWLRAGKPPHPGRLNDLRHIIYKSADAPWRRSRRNLGLMMREGLLKENIDGEALDWAHQRLLARSEQRRIMMVISDGAPVDDSTLSVNSGNYLEKHLRHVIDEIENRSPVELLAIGIGHDVTRYYKRAVTIVDAEELAGAMTEKLAELFETDIPGVTRPPRPRRNRAA from the coding sequence ATGAGCGGACGCAACAAAGAAACTCCGACGGATCCGTTCAAGCGGGCCCTGGCGTCTTGCGTGAAGGCGGTGGCGGGCGATCGTGAACTTGAGGTTGTCTTCGCGTCCGACCGGCCACAGCTTCTCGGTCATCGCGTGCGCTTGCCGGAGCCCGCCCGGCGCATGAGCGCCAACGACATCGCGGTCACCCGAGGCCTTGGCGATGCTATGGCGCTTCGCCTTGCCTGCCATGACGACAAGATGCATCGCCGCTTCGCGCCACAAGGTGAGCAGGCCCGGGCAATCTTCGATGCCGTGGAACAGGCGCGCTGCGAAGCGATCGGCGCACGGCGTATGACGGGCGTACGCGAGAACCTCTCAGCGATGCTGGAGGACAAATACCATCGCAGCCAGTACGAGGATATCCGCGACCGCGCCGAAGCGCCGCTGGAAGATGCGCTCGCACTGCTGATGCGCGAGCGGCTGACCGGGCAGCCGGCGCCCAAGAGCGCGGAAAAGGTCGTCGACCTGTGGCGCGACTTCATCGAGGAGCGATCCAGCGCCGAGCTCGACCGGCTGTCACAATCGATTTCCGACCAGAATGCCTTCGCCCGCGCGTTGCGCGACCTTCTCGCCTCCCTCGACATGGGCAGCGAGGCGGGTCAGGACGGAGAAAGCGAGGAGGAAGACGGCGGGGACGATAGCGACGAGACCTCCGACACGAGTGAAGGTGCGCGCGGCGAATCCGACGACGACAACGACGCCTCCGCCGAACCGCAGGAGACGGAAGCTTCCGGCGAAGAAGACGACGAGGTCTCTGACAGCGAGCGTACCGAGCAGACGACCGAAGAGTTTCTCGAGGCAGAGGATTCCGCTGAGACGGACCCCTACGCCGAGGGGCGCCGGCCCGATTTTTACGGACAGAATACGCCCGTCAGCGATTACAACGTCTACACCACGAAACACGACGAGGTGGTGGCTGCGCAGGATCTGTGCCCGCCCGAAGAGCTCGACCGCTTGCGCTCTTATCTCGACAAGCAGCTCGTGAGCCTCGCCGGGGCGGTCGCACGTCTTGCCAATCGTCTGCAGCGGCGCCTTCTCGCCCAGCAAAACCGCGCCTGGGATTTCGATCTCGAAGAAGGGGTCCTCGATCCGGCAAGACTGTCACGCGTAGTCACAGATCCGTTCGCGTCGCTTTCTTTCAAGCAGGAGCGCGACACGGAATTTCGCGACACCGTGGTGACTTTGCTTCTCGACAATTCCGGCTCCATGCGCGGGCGCCCGATTACGGTTGCCGCGATCTGCGCCGACGTTCTCGCCCGCACGCTGGAACGTTGCGGCGTGCGCGTGGAGATCCTTGGCTTCACGACACGCGCCTGGAAAGGTGGGCAGGCGCGCGAGGAATGGCTGCGCGCCGGCAAGCCGCCGCATCCCGGCCGTCTCAACGATCTCCGCCACATCATCTACAAAAGCGCCGACGCGCCCTGGCGGCGGTCCAGGCGCAATCTCGGGCTGATGATGCGCGAGGGGCTCCTGAAGGAAAATATCGACGGCGAGGCGCTCGATTGGGCGCATCAGCGGCTTCTGGCAAGGTCTGAACAGCGGCGCATCATGATGGTGATTTCCGACGGCGCGCCGGTCGACGATTCCACGCTCTCGGTCAATTCCGGCAATTACCTCGAAAAGCATCTGCGCCACGTCATCGACGAGATCGAGAACCGCTCACCGGTGGAGCTCTTGGCGATCGGCATCGGGCACGACGTGACGCGCTATTACAAGCGAGCCGTCACGATCGTGGATGCGGAAGAGCTTGCCGGCGCCATGACGGAAAAGCTCGCCGAGCTTTTTGAAACGGACATTCCGGGAGTAACGCGTCCTCCGCGCCCGCGCCGCAACCGCGCCGCGTAA
- a CDS encoding J domain-containing protein: MKLESDLFDKIRTRKGTKKPKQEEKATRVCDADGCNASATHRAPKGRDAEGEYFWFCLEHVRAYNKSYNYFAGLDDNDVQSFQKESIIGHRPTWRMGSNARTDESPRPGGRAKYGFTGKTDDPFHLFGDGFRSRPSEEPTRRSVRNMERKSLATLGLDETAGPDEVKARYKTLVKRHHPDANGGDRSLEEKLREIIQAYSYLKSVGFC, encoded by the coding sequence ATGAAGCTTGAATCGGACCTGTTCGACAAGATTAGAACCCGCAAGGGCACCAAGAAGCCCAAGCAGGAGGAGAAGGCGACCCGCGTCTGCGACGCGGACGGCTGCAATGCATCCGCCACCCATCGCGCGCCGAAGGGCCGTGACGCGGAGGGCGAATATTTTTGGTTCTGCCTGGAGCATGTGCGCGCCTACAACAAATCGTACAATTATTTCGCCGGGCTCGACGACAACGACGTCCAATCCTTCCAGAAGGAATCGATCATCGGCCACAGGCCGACTTGGCGTATGGGTTCCAATGCGCGAACCGATGAAAGCCCACGCCCCGGAGGCCGCGCGAAATATGGCTTTACGGGCAAGACCGATGACCCGTTCCATCTCTTCGGCGACGGCTTCAGAAGCCGGCCTTCAGAAGAGCCGACCCGACGCTCCGTGCGCAACATGGAGAGGAAGTCACTCGCCACCCTGGGCCTTGACGAGACCGCTGGCCCCGACGAAGTAAAGGCGCGGTATAAGACGCTCGTGAAGCGCCATCACCCCGACGCCAATGGCGGCGACCGTTCCCTGGAGGAAAAACTCCGGGAGATTATCCAGGCCTACAGCTATTTGAAGAGCGTTGGTTTCTGCTAG
- the rpmB gene encoding 50S ribosomal protein L28, with protein MARRCELTGKAVLTGNNVSHANNKSRRRFLPNLCNVSLMSDALGRAVRMRISAAALRSVEHRGGLDAFLLKAQADELSPKAKLLKREIAKKAASAEAAAA; from the coding sequence ATGGCGCGCCGTTGCGAGCTGACCGGCAAGGCCGTCCTGACCGGCAACAATGTGAGCCACGCCAACAACAAGTCCCGGCGTCGGTTTCTTCCCAATCTGTGCAACGTGTCGCTGATGAGCGATGCGCTCGGGCGCGCGGTGCGGATGCGCATTTCCGCGGCTGCGCTGCGCAGCGTGGAGCATCGTGGCGGGCTCGACGCTTTCCTTCTCAAGGCGCAGGCTGACGAGCTGTCGCCGAAGGCGAAGCTTCTGAAGCGCGAGATCGCCAAGAAGGCGGCCAGCGCGGAAGCTGCTGCGGCCTGA
- a CDS encoding DUF3108 domain-containing protein, which produces MRYGASLMGVPVGKIKASLSVEKRRYQAEGYAKASGFSRLFSDARVNVEATGTLTDAAEAQSYHRHWVEDGEAEDLSLSFEKGRVSDFRFKADKPGKQYADRVPLKPEHKIGVIDPLSALIMPIAGRHGKDLCKHRAPIFENNKRFDIIMRFARAERYHGGSKSYSGPVVVCAVRYVPIAGHRAQKKSERFMAANKDMEVWLAPIETIGLAIPVKIRVRTEVGVLTATADRLKVQ; this is translated from the coding sequence GTGCGCTACGGCGCGTCTCTTATGGGCGTACCGGTCGGGAAGATAAAGGCCAGCCTGAGCGTGGAGAAACGCCGCTACCAGGCGGAGGGATACGCCAAGGCAAGCGGCTTCAGCCGGCTTTTTTCCGATGCTCGGGTCAATGTCGAAGCCACAGGCACACTCACAGATGCCGCAGAGGCGCAAAGCTATCATCGCCATTGGGTCGAGGATGGAGAGGCTGAGGATTTGTCACTCAGCTTCGAAAAAGGTCGGGTGAGCGATTTTCGTTTCAAAGCAGACAAGCCCGGCAAGCAATATGCCGACCGTGTGCCGCTGAAACCGGAGCACAAAATAGGGGTCATCGATCCTCTGAGTGCTCTCATCATGCCAATCGCCGGCCGCCACGGCAAAGACCTGTGCAAACACCGGGCACCGATTTTTGAGAACAACAAACGTTTCGATATCATAATGCGTTTTGCGCGTGCTGAGCGCTACCACGGTGGCAGCAAGAGCTATTCCGGCCCGGTCGTCGTCTGTGCCGTTCGCTACGTCCCCATTGCCGGCCATCGGGCTCAGAAGAAGAGCGAGCGGTTCATGGCCGCAAACAAAGATATGGAGGTTTGGCTGGCGCCGATCGAAACGATCGGGCTTGCGATCCCCGTAAAGATACGCGTGAGAACGGAAGTGGGTGTTCTCACAGCCACGGCAGACCGCCTCAAAGTGCAGTGA
- a CDS encoding helicase-related protein produces the protein MNVTSDNPRQWSARNVTAVLGPTNTGKTHLAIERMLGHETGIIGLPLRLLAREVYSRVAQRAGADKVALVTGEEKIVPPEPRYWVSTVEAMPRNTDAAFAAIDEIQLAADLERGHVFTDRILSLRGSQETLLLGASTMRGVIEGLLPGAHIVTRPRMSVLAYAGQKKLTRLPERSAIVAFSADEVYAIGELMRRQRGGAAAVLGALSPRTRNRQVELYQSGDVDFLVATDAIGMGLNLDVDHVAFASARKFDGYQHRPLTAAELGQIAGRAGRYMRDGTFGVTGTVSPFEPPLVEALESHRFEAVRVLQWRNDRLDFSSHEALRASLEQPPKHPFLTKSPPAADQVALELLVRDDDITDRLTHPKAVERLWDICRLPDYRRIAPAQHAGLIGSIFTFLMDKGSVPPDWLAPQVKRADRTDGDIDTLSARIAEIRTWTFVANQPDWLADPSYWREETKRVEDRLSDALHDRLTKRFVDRRTSVLMRRLKENTMLEAEITPGGDVLVEGEHVGTLIGFRFTPDAKAEGSDAKTVRTAAAKALGTAVAERAERLSRSDDAGFLLTSGAIIRWHGEPVARLLAESEPLKPRILLLADEQLTGPSREKVEARLTVWLSNQIGTHLKPLLELDADESLSGLARGIAYQLKEKLGILDRRDVLEEVRSLDQDARAGLRRHGVRFGAYHIYLPMLLKPAPATLLAELEALHKGRDERDSIAEVASVSASGRTSVNVDPEIDPAIYHRFGYRIFGRRAVRIDILERLADLIRPALTWRPGREVEPPAGAIEEGGGFTVTSAMTSLLGASGEDMGVILNGLGYRVERRPLPAAQPETPETADATAEEAVAAEAEQMAEETATADGQDVAATAEAAEAEAPIAASDTLAATSSESADVEEAPREEKPLEGSEAATGVGPGLGAETGMATVEGAATPLAPEEQAPAPETTGDHTAASTEATIADASTDVGGETQAATEAEAKTEPAFLEIWRYGGMPRREERRPSKAKRSPRRATGRGGTQKPAAEGVEAAAAPHGPAPSKPQHKKGKFRHRGEQGLPKRPPQRPQRQEREKRADPDSPFAALAALKEKLGSSDK, from the coding sequence ATGAATGTGACCTCCGACAATCCACGGCAGTGGAGCGCCCGCAACGTCACCGCGGTGCTCGGCCCCACCAACACCGGCAAGACGCATCTCGCCATCGAGCGCATGCTCGGCCATGAGACCGGCATCATCGGCCTGCCGCTCAGGCTGCTGGCGCGCGAGGTCTATAGCCGGGTGGCCCAGCGCGCCGGCGCCGACAAGGTGGCGCTCGTCACCGGCGAGGAGAAGATCGTCCCGCCGGAACCGCGGTATTGGGTCTCCACAGTGGAGGCGATGCCGCGCAATACGGACGCCGCTTTTGCAGCGATCGACGAGATTCAGCTTGCCGCAGATCTTGAACGTGGCCACGTCTTCACCGACCGAATCCTCTCGCTGCGCGGCAGCCAGGAAACCCTGCTGCTTGGCGCATCGACGATGCGCGGCGTCATCGAAGGCCTTCTGCCGGGGGCGCATATCGTCACACGCCCGCGCATGTCGGTCCTCGCTTATGCCGGCCAAAAGAAGCTCACGCGCCTGCCGGAGCGCTCCGCGATCGTCGCCTTCTCGGCCGACGAAGTTTATGCAATCGGCGAGCTGATGCGACGGCAGCGGGGTGGTGCGGCAGCCGTCCTAGGCGCTCTTTCGCCGCGCACGCGCAATCGTCAGGTGGAACTTTATCAATCAGGCGATGTCGATTTTCTTGTAGCGACCGATGCGATCGGCATGGGCCTCAACCTCGATGTCGACCATGTCGCCTTCGCCTCGGCGCGCAAATTCGACGGGTATCAGCACCGCCCCCTGACAGCCGCCGAGCTTGGCCAGATCGCTGGGCGCGCCGGCCGTTATATGCGCGACGGGACGTTTGGCGTGACGGGAACGGTCTCTCCCTTCGAGCCACCCCTGGTGGAAGCGCTGGAAAGCCATCGTTTCGAAGCGGTTCGGGTGTTGCAATGGCGCAATGATCGACTCGATTTCTCCTCCCACGAGGCCCTGCGCGCCTCGCTGGAGCAGCCCCCGAAGCATCCCTTTTTGACGAAATCGCCACCGGCGGCCGACCAGGTCGCGCTCGAACTCTTGGTGCGCGATGACGACATCACCGACCGACTGACGCATCCCAAGGCCGTGGAGCGTTTGTGGGATATCTGCCGGCTGCCAGATTATCGACGCATTGCGCCTGCTCAGCATGCCGGATTGATTGGTTCGATCTTCACTTTTCTTATGGACAAAGGCTCCGTTCCACCTGACTGGCTTGCGCCGCAGGTGAAGCGTGCCGACCGCACCGATGGCGACATCGACACATTGTCGGCGCGCATCGCAGAAATTCGTACGTGGACCTTTGTGGCCAACCAGCCGGACTGGCTTGCCGATCCGAGCTATTGGCGCGAAGAGACGAAGCGCGTTGAGGATAGGCTATCTGACGCACTTCACGACAGGCTTACAAAACGCTTTGTCGATCGGCGAACTAGCGTTCTGATGCGCCGGTTGAAGGAGAATACAATGCTTGAGGCCGAGATCACCCCAGGGGGCGACGTGCTGGTGGAGGGCGAGCATGTCGGCACGCTGATCGGCTTTCGCTTCACACCCGACGCCAAGGCGGAGGGTTCGGATGCAAAAACGGTTCGCACAGCCGCAGCAAAGGCGCTGGGCACGGCGGTCGCCGAGCGGGCTGAGCGTCTGTCACGTTCAGACGATGCCGGATTCCTGCTGACGTCCGGCGCGATCATCCGCTGGCATGGCGAGCCCGTGGCGCGGTTGCTCGCCGAAAGCGAGCCGTTGAAGCCGCGGATCCTGCTCCTTGCTGACGAGCAGCTCACCGGCCCGAGCCGCGAGAAAGTCGAGGCACGACTGACGGTCTGGTTGTCCAATCAGATCGGGACACATCTGAAGCCCCTCCTCGAGTTGGACGCCGACGAGAGTCTCTCCGGCTTGGCGCGGGGCATCGCTTATCAGCTGAAGGAAAAACTCGGCATTCTGGACCGTCGCGACGTTCTGGAAGAAGTGCGCTCACTCGACCAGGACGCCCGCGCCGGTCTGAGGCGCCACGGCGTGCGCTTTGGCGCCTACCACATTTACCTGCCGATGCTGCTGAAGCCCGCCCCGGCGACCCTGCTGGCGGAGCTTGAAGCCCTGCACAAGGGCCGAGACGAGCGCGACAGCATCGCCGAAGTGGCGTCGGTGTCGGCCTCCGGGCGCACCTCCGTCAACGTCGACCCAGAGATCGATCCTGCGATCTATCATCGGTTCGGCTACCGCATCTTCGGGCGACGCGCCGTGCGTATCGATATTCTCGAGCGGCTGGCCGATCTCATCCGTCCCGCCCTCACCTGGCGCCCCGGCCGTGAGGTCGAGCCGCCTGCAGGAGCCATAGAGGAAGGCGGCGGTTTCACCGTCACATCCGCGATGACGTCTCTTCTCGGAGCCTCGGGCGAAGACATGGGCGTGATCTTGAACGGCCTCGGCTACCGCGTGGAGCGGCGACCTCTACCGGCCGCGCAACCGGAGACGCCTGAGACGGCAGATGCAACGGCCGAGGAAGCTGTTGCTGCCGAGGCCGAGCAAATGGCGGAAGAGACCGCAACCGCGGACGGCCAGGATGTGGCGGCAACCGCCGAAGCCGCTGAAGCCGAAGCGCCCATCGCAGCCTCCGATACATTGGCTGCGACGAGCTCTGAAAGCGCCGACGTCGAAGAAGCACCCCGCGAAGAGAAACCTCTGGAGGGTAGCGAGGCCGCAACCGGTGTCGGGCCGGGACTTGGTGCGGAAACCGGAATGGCCACCGTCGAAGGCGCGGCGACCCCGCTGGCGCCTGAAGAACAAGCACCCGCACCGGAGACTACGGGCGATCATACCGCGGCATCCACAGAAGCCACGATTGCAGACGCTTCAACAGATGTGGGCGGCGAGACCCAAGCCGCAACCGAAGCCGAAGCGAAGACCGAGCCGGCCTTTTTGGAGATCTGGCGCTATGGCGGCATGCCGCGGCGCGAGGAACGTCGCCCCAGCAAAGCTAAGCGCTCTCCGCGCCGTGCCACAGGCCGTGGCGGCACCCAGAAGCCGGCAGCCGAGGGTGTGGAAGCGGCAGCGGCGCCGCACGGCCCAGCCCCGTCCAAACCACAGCACAAAAAGGGCAAGTTCCGCCACCGTGGTGAGCAAGGGCTTCCCAAGCGCCCGCCCCAGCGCCCCCAGCGACAGGAGCGGGAAAAGCGGGCGGATCCGGATAGCCCGTTCGCGGCCCTTGCGGCGCTGAA
- a CDS encoding BolA family protein → MSVRENMEDKLNGALSPEELTITDESHLHAGHGGAHPEGESHFRIHIVSAAFEGKSRVERHRMINEILVEELKNRVHALAVRAYAPSEGSR, encoded by the coding sequence ATGAGCGTTCGTGAAAATATGGAAGACAAACTTAATGGTGCCCTTTCCCCCGAGGAGCTGACCATTACCGATGAATCGCATCTTCATGCCGGTCATGGTGGCGCACATCCTGAGGGTGAGAGCCACTTCCGTATCCATATTGTGTCTGCGGCCTTCGAAGGGAAGAGCCGTGTGGAGCGCCATCGCATGATCAATGAAATCCTGGTCGAGGAGCTGAAGAACAGAGTGCACGCGCTCGCCGTGCGGGCGTATGCGCCTAGCGAAGGCAGCCGGTAG